The following coding sequences lie in one Planctomycetota bacterium genomic window:
- a CDS encoding radical SAM protein, with protein MNVLLLQPTAPRSHWPRGSFRSLYVPTGLAYLAAALRRAGHNVRIHLREEELIKARLDWAAADARLRALLDEFRPEAVGISATTPFLPEAAALARLAKEACGGRTLVIIGGPHATALPERTLAECPELDVAVIGEGERTLAELLERGPRDDVAGICFRRNGGVVRTARRAGEGDLDALGPVPYDLFDMDHYTQRSRWLTRWLPLRVTNVRTSRGCPNACRFCAGHLVNGLGVRFHSVGYVVEQMRLVVERFGVESVHFEDDTMGASRPRLLELCEAIRQAGLHRKAHWDARLRVDQPDPELLREMKAAGCLQVEYGFESGSDAMLRGLGKNATLELNLRAARLTHEAGLRIYANIMVGLPGETEADLRATLRFVRRTRPEVLSFARLYPLPGTAIYNALSDAERAKLPWAAYTYLEDASLPVNVTAIPSERFARLYREIDKYWLRPALAWQLYRDTPREGVAERRDLRRRVLRFCTLHPLRALRVPW; from the coding sequence ATGAACGTGCTGCTCCTCCAGCCCACCGCCCCGCGCAGCCACTGGCCCCGCGGCTCATTCCGCTCGCTCTATGTGCCCACGGGCCTCGCCTACCTGGCCGCGGCGCTCCGACGCGCCGGCCACAACGTGCGCATCCACCTGCGCGAGGAGGAGCTCATCAAGGCCCGGCTCGACTGGGCCGCGGCCGACGCGCGCCTGCGGGCGCTGCTCGACGAGTTCCGCCCGGAAGCCGTGGGCATCTCGGCCACGACCCCGTTCCTGCCCGAGGCCGCGGCCCTCGCCCGCCTGGCCAAGGAGGCGTGCGGCGGGCGCACGCTCGTCATCATCGGCGGCCCGCACGCCACGGCCCTGCCCGAGCGCACCCTGGCCGAGTGCCCCGAGCTGGATGTCGCCGTGATCGGCGAGGGCGAACGCACGCTGGCGGAACTGCTCGAGCGCGGCCCGCGGGACGACGTGGCGGGCATCTGCTTCCGGCGGAATGGCGGCGTCGTGCGCACCGCCCGGCGCGCGGGCGAGGGCGACCTCGATGCGCTCGGCCCGGTGCCCTACGATCTGTTCGACATGGACCACTACACGCAGCGGAGCCGCTGGCTCACGCGCTGGCTGCCGCTGCGGGTGACCAACGTGCGCACCAGCCGGGGCTGCCCCAACGCCTGCCGCTTCTGCGCCGGCCACCTGGTCAACGGCCTCGGCGTGCGCTTCCATTCGGTCGGCTACGTGGTCGAGCAGATGCGGCTCGTCGTCGAGCGCTTCGGCGTCGAATCCGTGCACTTCGAGGACGACACGATGGGGGCCTCGCGGCCCCGCCTGCTGGAGCTTTGCGAGGCCATCCGCCAGGCCGGCCTGCACCGCAAGGCGCACTGGGACGCGCGCCTGCGGGTGGACCAGCCGGACCCCGAGCTGCTGCGCGAGATGAAGGCGGCCGGCTGCCTCCAGGTGGAGTACGGCTTCGAGAGCGGCTCCGACGCGATGCTGCGCGGCCTGGGCAAGAACGCCACGCTCGAGCTGAACCTGCGCGCCGCGCGCCTCACCCACGAGGCTGGCCTGCGCATCTACGCCAACATCATGGTGGGCCTGCCGGGCGAGACCGAGGCCGACCTGCGCGCCACCCTGCGCTTCGTGCGCCGGACGCGGCCCGAGGTGCTCTCGTTCGCACGCCTCTACCCGCTGCCGGGCACGGCGATCTACAACGCCCTGTCGGACGCGGAGCGCGCGAAGCTGCCGTGGGCGGCCTACACGTACCTGGAGGACGCGAGCCTGCCCGTCAACGTCACGGCCATTCCCAGCGAGCGCTTCGCCCGCCTCTACCGGGAGATTGACAAGTACTGGCTGCGGCCCGCCCTCGCCTGGCAGCTCTATCGCGACACCCCGCGGGAGGGCGTTGCGGAACGGCGCGATCTGCGGCGGCGGGTGCTCCGCTTCTGCACGCTTCACCCACTGCGCGCGCTGCGCGTGCCGTGGTGA
- a CDS encoding Gfo/Idh/MocA family oxidoreductase produces MARQQGVTRRGFLGRAAAGMAIAPLVMKSSAFGANDQFAMGFVGMGGQGRGDMGGFLGFKELRAVAVCDVHEAQREQARSMVNSRYGNNDCKSVGDFREITQDPKIDAVFCATPDHWHAVITVDAMKNGKDVYCEKPETLTIREGRIMIETARRYARVFSGGSQRVWEDYNWYHRVMWGGAAGKLQEVYVNIGGPSGDCYLPAEPVPPGMDWDMWLGPAPWRPYNKGLHPFTWRGYRDYSGGNMTDWGAHHIGGALFAAQLHDQPLPVEIIPPDGKEYKQLTFKYGSGVRLYLGGAWDGPLGFKGTLGEVPERGKPRIPPPPTPIQGYRGRGGIFGDFVHCVLTRQRPFRDIEIAHRAVATCHLANIAFWLKRPLKFDPDKEQFVGDEAANRWVDRPKRQPWTL; encoded by the coding sequence ATGGCGAGGCAGCAGGGGGTCACGCGTCGCGGGTTCCTCGGCAGGGCGGCAGCAGGGATGGCCATTGCCCCCCTCGTGATGAAGTCCAGCGCCTTCGGCGCCAACGACCAGTTCGCCATGGGCTTCGTGGGCATGGGCGGCCAGGGCCGCGGCGACATGGGCGGCTTCCTCGGCTTCAAGGAGCTGCGCGCCGTAGCCGTGTGCGACGTGCACGAGGCCCAACGCGAGCAGGCCCGCAGCATGGTCAACTCGCGCTATGGCAACAACGACTGCAAGTCGGTGGGCGACTTCCGCGAGATCACCCAGGACCCCAAGATTGACGCCGTCTTCTGCGCCACGCCCGACCACTGGCACGCCGTGATCACCGTGGACGCGATGAAGAACGGCAAGGACGTCTACTGCGAGAAGCCCGAGACGCTGACCATCCGCGAAGGCCGCATCATGATCGAGACCGCGCGGCGCTACGCCCGCGTCTTCTCGGGCGGCAGCCAGCGCGTGTGGGAGGACTACAATTGGTACCATCGCGTCATGTGGGGGGGCGCCGCGGGCAAGCTCCAGGAGGTCTACGTCAACATCGGCGGCCCCTCGGGCGACTGCTATCTGCCGGCCGAGCCCGTGCCGCCGGGCATGGACTGGGATATGTGGCTCGGCCCCGCGCCCTGGCGCCCCTATAACAAGGGGCTGCATCCCTTCACCTGGCGCGGCTACCGCGACTACTCGGGCGGCAACATGACCGACTGGGGCGCGCACCACATCGGCGGCGCGCTCTTCGCCGCGCAGCTTCACGACCAGCCGCTCCCCGTCGAGATCATCCCGCCCGACGGCAAGGAGTACAAGCAGCTCACCTTCAAGTACGGCAGCGGGGTGCGGCTGTACCTGGGCGGCGCGTGGGACGGCCCGCTGGGCTTCAAGGGCACCCTCGGCGAGGTGCCCGAGCGCGGCAAGCCGCGCATCCCGCCGCCCCCCACGCCCATCCAGGGCTACCGCGGCCGCGGCGGCATCTTCGGCGACTTCGTCCACTGCGTCCTCACCCGCCAGCGCCCCTTCCGCGACATCGAGATCGCCCATCGCGCCGTGGCCACCTGCCACCTCGCCAACATCGCCTTCTGGCTCAAGCGCCCCCTGAAGTTCGACCCCGACAAGGAGCAGTTCGTCGGCGACGAGGCGGCCAACCGCTGGGTGGACCGCCCGAAGCGCCAGCCCTGGACCCTGTGA
- a CDS encoding nucleotidyltransferase family protein produces the protein MGAAFDACFLALADPAPGKPVPGLPARLDPERLVDLADRHGVLPAVARGLRLLEAAEPAVAAALALAEERLLRGVAFALRLRMQLAAIAAALAEAGVPALVLKGPEFADRLYAEPALRPFTDLDFLLPREALGAAGAVLEGLAYRRCPEPPSKYPGAYGEEMWVLDEAGTGAVELHWDLVNSPALRRRCSVGFGDLALAPPGAGALPRATPASLLLIAAVHAAMSHRFDRLQPLADVCQAARGAAGPVDAAWLAEAASRTGSALALGAALRLAEALFREPACSELLARTPGLSQAERRGRWLLTPRAVLHSKSPAARARRQLFRELLKRR, from the coding sequence ATGGGCGCTGCCTTCGATGCCTGCTTCCTCGCCCTCGCCGACCCGGCGCCCGGCAAGCCCGTGCCAGGCCTGCCGGCGCGACTCGACCCCGAGCGCCTGGTGGACCTGGCGGACCGGCACGGCGTGCTGCCGGCGGTGGCGCGGGGCCTGCGCCTCCTCGAGGCCGCCGAGCCGGCCGTCGCGGCGGCGTTGGCTCTGGCCGAGGAGCGCCTCCTGCGTGGCGTGGCCTTCGCCCTCCGCCTCCGGATGCAACTCGCGGCGATTGCCGCGGCCCTTGCCGAGGCCGGCGTGCCCGCCCTGGTGCTCAAGGGGCCGGAGTTTGCCGATCGCCTCTACGCGGAGCCCGCGCTCCGCCCGTTCACCGACCTCGACTTCCTGCTGCCGCGCGAGGCCCTGGGCGCCGCAGGCGCCGTGCTCGAGGGGCTGGCCTATCGCCGCTGCCCCGAACCGCCGAGCAAGTACCCCGGCGCCTACGGCGAGGAGATGTGGGTGCTGGACGAGGCGGGGACCGGCGCCGTGGAACTGCACTGGGACCTCGTGAACTCGCCGGCGCTGCGGCGCCGGTGCTCGGTGGGCTTCGGGGACCTGGCTCTCGCGCCCCCGGGGGCCGGCGCGCTGCCGCGGGCCACGCCAGCCAGCCTGCTGCTCATCGCCGCCGTGCACGCGGCCATGAGCCATCGCTTCGACCGGCTCCAGCCGCTGGCCGACGTGTGCCAGGCGGCCCGCGGCGCGGCCGGGCCGGTGGACGCCGCCTGGCTCGCCGAGGCGGCCTCGCGCACCGGCAGCGCCCTGGCGCTCGGCGCCGCATTGCGGCTGGCCGAGGCGCTCTTCCGCGAGCCGGCCTGCTCGGAACTGCTCGCGCGCACGCCGGGGCTGTCGCAGGCCGAGAGGCGAGGCCGCTGGCTTCTGACGCCGCGCGCCGTGCTGCACTCGAAGTCGCCCGCGGCCCGGGCGCGCCGCCAACTGTTTCGGGAGCTGTTGAAACGCCGATGA
- a CDS encoding flavin reductase family protein, with protein sequence MAKVLLKSIFRPVYPTPAALVTSVAADGTPNIIVLGECFNLSISKPVIVGLAVVPSRYSYKLIKESGEFAVNFPTAELVEVVDRCGSATGRKVGDKFAYAGLTPVPAARIKAPLIAECPVNLECKLLDILPSGDHDLLRGKVIAQHVDEACLDPDGNIAITSLNPLCYILGQYWSTGRHLGHHGFTRSRPT encoded by the coding sequence ATGGCCAAAGTGCTGCTCAAGAGCATCTTCCGCCCCGTGTACCCCACGCCCGCCGCGCTCGTCACCAGCGTGGCCGCCGACGGCACGCCCAACATCATCGTGCTCGGCGAGTGCTTCAACCTCTCCATCAGCAAGCCGGTCATCGTGGGCCTGGCCGTCGTGCCCTCCCGCTACTCCTACAAGCTCATCAAGGAGTCCGGCGAGTTCGCCGTCAACTTCCCCACCGCCGAACTCGTCGAGGTCGTGGACCGCTGCGGCAGCGCCACCGGCCGCAAGGTGGGCGACAAGTTCGCCTACGCCGGCCTCACCCCGGTGCCCGCCGCCAGAATCAAGGCCCCCCTCATCGCCGAGTGCCCCGTCAACCTCGAGTGCAAGCTCCTCGACATCCTCCCCTCCGGCGACCACGACCTCCTTCGCGGCAAGGTGATCGCCCAGCACGTGGACGAGGCGTGCCTGGACCCCGACGGCAACATCGCCATCACCAGCCTCAACCCGCTCTGCTACATCCTCGGCCAGTACTGGAGCACGGGCCGCCACCTCGGCCACCACGGCTTCACCCGCTCCCGCCCGACGTAA
- a CDS encoding PqqD family protein, producing the protein MLDENVRLALREDVAHQSLGEGQDTVVLSLRSGYLYTCNETAERFLRALDGRRTLGQAVDLLEAEYDVPRATLAADLTALAEELLAEGLVVVVGEGA; encoded by the coding sequence ATGCTGGACGAGAACGTGCGCCTCGCCCTCCGCGAGGACGTCGCCCACCAATCCCTCGGCGAGGGCCAGGACACGGTGGTGCTGTCCCTGCGATCCGGCTACCTCTACACCTGCAACGAGACGGCGGAGCGGTTTCTGCGCGCCCTGGACGGCCGCCGCACCCTTGGGCAGGCGGTGGACCTCCTGGAGGCCGAGTACGACGTGCCGCGCGCCACGCTGGCCGCCGACCTGACGGCCCTGGCCGAGGAACTGCTGGCGGAGGGCCTCGTCGTGGTCGTGGGGGAGGGGGCTTAG
- a CDS encoding lasso peptide biosynthesis protein: MRRLALRAHIWWTACLIPVLDRLLPLRGVLWVLTPARWWHPYRGMAPEAIGGLVRRRLAHPRQMKRRACLREGLLLFHFLCLAGLEPVLHFAVFPAEAPPRPMHAHCWVTLGDVACSAPAQPPCAEMMRHSRATGTTLVANPS; the protein is encoded by the coding sequence GTGCGGCGGCTCGCCCTGCGCGCGCACATCTGGTGGACCGCCTGCCTCATCCCCGTGCTCGACCGGCTGCTGCCCCTCCGGGGCGTGCTCTGGGTGCTCACGCCCGCGCGGTGGTGGCATCCCTACCGGGGAATGGCGCCGGAGGCCATCGGCGGCCTCGTGCGGCGGCGCCTCGCGCATCCCCGCCAGATGAAGCGCCGGGCCTGCCTGCGCGAGGGCCTCCTCCTCTTCCACTTCCTGTGCCTGGCCGGGCTCGAACCCGTGCTGCACTTCGCCGTCTTCCCCGCCGAGGCCCCGCCGCGGCCGATGCACGCCCATTGCTGGGTGACGCTGGGCGATGTGGCCTGCTCGGCCCCTGCCCAGCCGCCGTGCGCCGAGATGATGCGCCACTCGCGCGCCACGGGCACCACCCTCGTGGCGAACCCCTCTTGA